A stretch of the Neodiprion lecontei isolate iyNeoLeco1 chromosome 4, iyNeoLeco1.1, whole genome shotgun sequence genome encodes the following:
- the LOC107217672 gene encoding wee1-like protein kinase, with product MEVSQKLNFDACDIEDEELNISCRTNSSGCDVDDVLNSSADDLECSPFHQPRKLSFSAAMECGDNDSIQKSPTIAVTGSNGVKIPSREGGPGESPMELSSSPPYKRVRALRLLDSPATPKTLIEKSINHTPLPSRCTRLFHPEKPRAVASCYPTKSDKPTANVNPFTPNGMLLTARKRTRSKRSLNGSPDIRIPKFDLVDSEDSDNEVAQPTKRVALHASNISRYHQEFHELELIGIGEFGSVYKCINRLDGCIYAVKKSIKPVAGSVNEKNALNEVYAHAVLGKHQHVVRYYSAWAEDNHMIIQNEYCNGGSLADAISNLPADKRHLSEAEMRQLLLHVAEGLRYIHSMQLVHMDIKPGNIFISKEKRLHTVNYDSADDGFDEEETVEEEITYKIGDLGHVTSISNPQVEEGDCRYLPAEILHEDFTHLPKADIFALGLTVYEAGGGGALPKNGPEWHEIRNGNLKELPHYSRDLNELLKLMIHPKPEMRPSAVSLIQNRVLSPFGNKTKAQLRRELNAEKLKNEILMKQLQEAAKCLKTIAPNMGAINLSTNFGGYRLRPTTTRTSSRAVGKKVNRSNSTTNF from the exons ATGGAGGTCTCTCAAAAGCTGAATTTCGACGCCTGCGACATCGAGGATGAGGAACTGAACATCAGCTGTCGCACGAACAGTTCGGGTTGTGATGTTGACGACGTGTTGAATTCCTCGGCAGATGATTTAGAATGCTCACCTTTCCATCAACCCAGGAAACTCTCGTTCAGTGCCGCAATGGAATGCGGCGATAATGACTCTATACAGAAAAGTCCGACAATCGCAGTAACAG GTTCTAATGGAGTAAAAATACCTTCTCGAGAAGGAGGACCTGGCGAATCACCAATGGAATTGTCTAGCAGCCCACCTTACAAACGCGTTAGAGCACTACGGTTATTAGATTCACCTGCCACACCAAAAACTCTAATAGAAAAAAGTATCAACCATACTCCATTGCCTTCAAGATGCACTAGGCTTTTTCACCCAGAGAAACCACGAGCAGTGGCTTCGTGTTATCCGACAAAGTCTGATAAACCAACAGCTAATGTTAACCCTTTCACACCTAATGGAATGTTACTCACTGCCAGAAAGAGAACTCGGTCCAAGCGCAGTCTTAATGG TTCTCCTGACATCCGAATTCCCAAGTTTGATCTTGTTGATTCAGAGGACTCGGACAATGAAGTAGCACAACCTACGAAGCGTGTTGCGCTCCATGCATCAAACATATCTAGGTACCACCAAGAGTTCCATGAACTCGAACTAATCGGTATTGGGGAGTTTGGCTCTGTATACAAATGTATCAATAGACTAGACGGCTGCATCTATGCAGTAAAGAAGAGCATTAAACCTGTTGCTGGAAGTGTAAACGAAAAGAATGCTCTGAACGAAGTATACGCCCATGCCGTACTTGGCAAGCATCAGCACGTAGTGCGCTACTACTCTGCTTGGGCTGAAGATAACCATATGATCATTCAAAATGAGTACTGCAATGGTGGGAGTTTGGCTGATGCCATTTCTAATCTTCCAGCCGATAAGAGGCACTTGTCGGAAGCCGAAATGCGCCAACTTTTGTTGCATGTTGCAGAAGGCCTTAGATACATACATTCTATGCAATTAGTTCACATGGATATTAAGcctggaaatatttttatttcaaaagaaaagaggCTCCATACCGTTAATTATGATTCTGCTGATGACGGGTTTGATGAGGAAGAGACCGTCGAAGAAGAAATAACTTATAAAATTGGAGATTTGGGTCACGTCACTTCAATTAGTAACCCGCAAGTTGAAGAAGGCGACTGCAGATATCTTCCAGCAGAAATTCTTCATGAAGACTTTACTCATTTACCTAAGGCTGATATTTTTGCATTGGGTTTAACAGTTTATGAAGCTGGAGGTGGGGGTGCTTTGCCTAAAAATGGTCCCGAATGGCATGAAATTAGGAATGGAAACCTCAAGGAGCTACCACATTATAGTAGAGATCTGAACGAATTATTAAAG CTGATGATTCATCCAAAACCAGAGATGCGACCATCTGCAGTATCGTTAATTCAAAACAGAGTTTTATCCCCATTTGGGAATAAGACCAAAGCTCAACTACGGCGGGAGCTAAATGCTGAGAAACTTAAAAATGAAATCCTGATGAAGCAACTTCAAGAAGCTGCTAAGTGCCTAAAAACTATTGCACCCAACATGGGTGCTATCAATCTCTCTACAAATTTTGGGGGATATAGATTGAGGCCGACAACAACCAGAACCTCTTCACGGGCAGTTGGCAAAAAGGTTAATCGTAGTAATAGTACGACAAATTTTTGA
- the LOC107217691 gene encoding anoctamin-1 isoform X2, whose translation MEEDEESVNLTQRHSCGFSHTCSYSQPSIYCSAHSNLDRISQLTLYQNVSGTLFGSAISMNSAESAISTRSVHSCSSGDSLTARSIEPRISSDKYDQIKDDDARRGCRSNSHYVETRSLCFRDGQCTIDFVLVWDEHNEEAITYKSVEMRRIFEENLEHEGLKLEYEKPEPNGLNFIKIHAPIEVLRRYAEILKLRMPMKNVAGFRPSETSTNIIVKEVNSFFRRLLSKFDVNQTIFPTMKHQFTAVYSRDKEYLFDSDIPEFFSPGTRSRIVHFILDRTTYTEDKENDFAFGIDRLIAENAYVAAYPLHDGDPYKLDCMRSLLYTEWASVKKCLHRQPLDYVKDYFGIKIGLYFAWLGFYTQMLIPASIVGLLCFLYSWLTLYSNKPSEDICSGNLSLKMCPLCDKLCDYWDLKDTCFHARVTYLFDNSATVFFAVFMSFWATMFLELWKRYSAEITHRWDLTRFDIKEEHPRPQYLARLAHVKKQRTHVITDASEPHLSFWKMKLPAIIFSSSVVLLLIELLRTQTEFDDSLTLKIYLLQFVNYYASIFYIAFFKGKFVGYPSKYIRFFTLRQEECGPGGCLLELSIQLIIIMIGKQTLNTVLEMVFPLFYKWLNTVKVHVGREKDRNKEKSMSRINLQWVKDYKLVEWGPRSLFREYLEMVLQYGFVTIFVAAFPLAPFFALINNIFEMRFDAKKLLIMFRRPVGQRVRDIGVWFRILDVISKLSVITNGFIIAFTSNFIPRLVYMKAYSNSSSLEGFLENSLSKFNTSHFNQDYSPQIQNDTEPIKICWYPDYREAESGDYKHTIMYWHILAARLAFVVVFENIVALVMILVRWCIPNMSQTLQDQIRREAYITNEIIIKQETLRVCGPCRTGENISQSNSNTVTLQRLDRVMQKSLSNTELDLEIHGSPVGAPGVHYTGTDGSM comes from the exons ATGGAGGAAGATGAAGAAAGTGTAAATCTGACACAGCGCCACAGCTGCGGCTTCAGCCATACATGTAGCTATTCCCAGCCAAGCATTTATTGCTCAGCGCATTCAAACCTCGACCGCATTTCCCAGTTAACTTTATATCAAAACGTTTCTGGGACATTGTTTGGAAGTGCTATAAGTATGAACAGCGCAGAGAGTGCCATATCAACTAGGAGCGTGCATTCCTGTAGTAGTGGAGATTCGTTAACTGCAAGATCTATAGAGCCTAGGATAAGCAGTGATAAATATGATCAAATTAAAGATGATGATGCAAGAAGAGGATGTAGATCG AATTCACACTATGTCGAGACACGAAGTTTGTGTTTTCGTGATGGGCAATGTACAATTGACTTTGTACTTGTCTGGGATGAACATAATGAAGAAGCAATCACTTACAAAAGTGTGGAAATGCGTAGG ATATTTGAGGAAAACCTGGAACACGAGGGTCTAAAACTTGAATATGAAAAACCAGAGCCTAACGGGTTAAACTTCATTAAGATTCACGCTCCTATAGAAGTTTTGCGCCGTTATGCAGAGATATTGAAATTGAGAATGCCAATGAAGAATGTGGCCGGATTTCGTCCATCTGAAACCTCTACTAATATCATAGTTAAGGAAGTGAATTCATTCTTTAGACGTCTTTTAAGCAAGTTTGACGTGAACCAAACAATATTTCCAACAATGAAACATCAGTTCACAGCGGTTTATAGTAGAGACAAAGAGTACTTATTTGATTCGGACATCCCTGAGTTTTTTAGCCCAGGAACACGTTCGCGAAttgttcattttatattaGATAGGACAACGTATACAGAGGATAAGGAAAATGATTTTGCATTCGGGATCGACAGATTAATTGCGGAAAACGCATACGTGGCCGCCTATCCTTTACATGAT GGTGATCCTTACAAGTTGGATTGTATGCGAAGTCTTTTATATACAGAATGGGCGAGTGTCAAGAAATGTTTGCACCGGCAGCCACTAGATTACGTGAAAGATTACTTTGGCATTAAAATCGGCCTGTATTTTGCCTGGCTAGGTTTCTATACGCAAATGTTAATCCCAGCCAGCATAGTTGGCTTACTTTGCTTCCTCTACAGTTGGCTCACATTATATTCCAACAAACCGAGTGAAGATATTTGCTCTGGCAATTTGTCACTGAAAATGTGTCCATTATGCGATAAACTTTGTGACTACTGGGATCTCAAAGATACATGCTTTCATGCGCGAGTCACGTACCTGTTTGATAATTCAGCTACAGttttttttgctgtatttATGTCCTTCTGGG CCACAATGTTTTTGGAGTTGTGGAAACGATATTCTGCCGAAATAACTCATCGCTGGGATCTTACCAGGTTTGATATTAAAGAAGAACACCCTCGACCACAATATTTGGCTCGTCTTGCGCATGTGAAAAAACAGCGTACACATGTCATTACAGATGCGTCAGAGCCTCATCTTTCATTCTGGAAAATGAAGTTACCGGCAATCATCTTTAGTTCCTCCGTTGTGTTACTGTTG aTCGAACTCCTTCGTACACAAACAGAATTCGATGACAGTTTGACTCTGAAGATATACCTGCTACAATTTGTCAATTATTACGCTTCCATATTTTACATTGCCTTTTTTAAAGGTAAGTTTGTTGGGTATCCAAGTAAATATATCCGGTTCTTTACATTACGTCAGGAAGAATGTGGACCTGGTGGATGTTTATTAGAATTATCCATACAATTAATCATCATCATGATTGGAAAACAAACACTAAACACTGTCTTAGAAATggtttttccattattttatAAGTGGTTAAATACTGTGAAGGTTCATgttggaagagaaaaagatagaaataaagaaaaatcaatgtcTCGAATAAACCTTCAGTGGGTCAAGGATTATAAACTAGTCGAATGGGGTCCCAGGAGCTTATTCCGCGAATATTTAGAAATGG tGTTACAGTATGGATTTGTAACAATTTTCGTTGCCGCTTTTCCTCTGGCGCCATTTTTTGCGCTTATCAACAACATATTTGAGATGAGATTCGATGCTAAAAAGCTACTGATTATGTTCAGAAGGCCTGTTGGACAGCGAGTTAGAGATATTGGTGTTTGGTTTAGAATACTTGATGTTATTTCTAAATTGTCAGTAATCACCAAT GGTTTCATTATAGCTTTCACTTCTAACTTCATTCCACGTCTGGTTTATATGAAGGCTTATTCGAATTCAAGTTCCTTGGAAGGGTTTCTTGAAAATTCACTGTCCAAATTCAATACTAGCCACTTTAACCAGGATTACAGTCcacaaatacaaaatgatacTGAACCGattaaaatttgttggtaCCCCGACTACAGAGAGGCTGAATCGGGTGATTACAAACACACCATTATGTATTGGCATATCCTTGCTGCAAGACTAGCGTTTGTTGTAGTATTCGAG AATATAGTGGCTTTGGTGATGATTCTGGTGCGCTGGTGTATTCCAAACATGTCTCAGACGTTACAAGATCAAATTCGACGCGAAGCCTACAttacaaatgaaataataatcaagCAAGAGACATTACGTGTATGTGGACCGTGTCGTactggtgaaaatatttctcaaagTAATTCAAATACTGTGACACTGCAAAGATTGGATCGGGTTATGCAGAAATCACTATCAAATACAGAATTGGATTTGGAAATTCACGGTAGCCCAGTTGGTGCACCTGGAGTACATTACACGGGCACTGATGGGTCAATGTAA
- the LOC107217691 gene encoding anoctamin-4 isoform X1: protein MEEDEESVNLTQRHSCGFSHTCSYSQPSIYCSAHSNLDRISQLTLYQNVSGTLFGSAISMNSAESAISTRSVHSCSSGDSLTARSIEPRISSDKYDQIKDDDARRGCRSNSHYVETRSLCFRDGQCTIDFVLVWDEHNEEAITYKSVEMRRIFEENLEHEGLKLEYEKPEPNGLNFIKIHAPIEVLRRYAEILKLRMPMKNVAGFRPSETSTNIIVKEVNSFFRRLLSKFDVNQTIFPTMKHQFTAVYSRDKEYLFDSDIPEFFSPGTRSRIVHFILDRTTYTEDKENDFAFGIDRLIAENAYVAAYPLHDGDPYKLDCMRSLLYTEWASVKKCLHRQPLDYVKDYFGIKIGLYFAWLGFYTQMLIPASIVGLLCFLYSWLTLYSNKPSEDICSGNLSLKMCPLCDKLCDYWDLKDTCFHARVTYLFDNSATVFFAVFMSFWATMFLELWKRYSAEITHRWDLTRFDIKEEHPRPQYLARLAHVKKQRTHVITDASEPHLSFWKMKLPAIIFSSSVVLLLIAVAVVTVLAVILYRISVLAVLSFYKDTIVTSYAILFTTVTAACLNLCCIVILNSIYIRLAEYLTEIELLRTQTEFDDSLTLKIYLLQFVNYYASIFYIAFFKGKFVGYPSKYIRFFTLRQEECGPGGCLLELSIQLIIIMIGKQTLNTVLEMVFPLFYKWLNTVKVHVGREKDRNKEKSMSRINLQWVKDYKLVEWGPRSLFREYLEMVLQYGFVTIFVAAFPLAPFFALINNIFEMRFDAKKLLIMFRRPVGQRVRDIGVWFRILDVISKLSVITNGFIIAFTSNFIPRLVYMKAYSNSSSLEGFLENSLSKFNTSHFNQDYSPQIQNDTEPIKICWYPDYREAESGDYKHTIMYWHILAARLAFVVVFENIVALVMILVRWCIPNMSQTLQDQIRREAYITNEIIIKQETLRVCGPCRTGENISQSNSNTVTLQRLDRVMQKSLSNTELDLEIHGSPVGAPGVHYTGTDGSM, encoded by the exons ATGGAGGAAGATGAAGAAAGTGTAAATCTGACACAGCGCCACAGCTGCGGCTTCAGCCATACATGTAGCTATTCCCAGCCAAGCATTTATTGCTCAGCGCATTCAAACCTCGACCGCATTTCCCAGTTAACTTTATATCAAAACGTTTCTGGGACATTGTTTGGAAGTGCTATAAGTATGAACAGCGCAGAGAGTGCCATATCAACTAGGAGCGTGCATTCCTGTAGTAGTGGAGATTCGTTAACTGCAAGATCTATAGAGCCTAGGATAAGCAGTGATAAATATGATCAAATTAAAGATGATGATGCAAGAAGAGGATGTAGATCG AATTCACACTATGTCGAGACACGAAGTTTGTGTTTTCGTGATGGGCAATGTACAATTGACTTTGTACTTGTCTGGGATGAACATAATGAAGAAGCAATCACTTACAAAAGTGTGGAAATGCGTAGG ATATTTGAGGAAAACCTGGAACACGAGGGTCTAAAACTTGAATATGAAAAACCAGAGCCTAACGGGTTAAACTTCATTAAGATTCACGCTCCTATAGAAGTTTTGCGCCGTTATGCAGAGATATTGAAATTGAGAATGCCAATGAAGAATGTGGCCGGATTTCGTCCATCTGAAACCTCTACTAATATCATAGTTAAGGAAGTGAATTCATTCTTTAGACGTCTTTTAAGCAAGTTTGACGTGAACCAAACAATATTTCCAACAATGAAACATCAGTTCACAGCGGTTTATAGTAGAGACAAAGAGTACTTATTTGATTCGGACATCCCTGAGTTTTTTAGCCCAGGAACACGTTCGCGAAttgttcattttatattaGATAGGACAACGTATACAGAGGATAAGGAAAATGATTTTGCATTCGGGATCGACAGATTAATTGCGGAAAACGCATACGTGGCCGCCTATCCTTTACATGAT GGTGATCCTTACAAGTTGGATTGTATGCGAAGTCTTTTATATACAGAATGGGCGAGTGTCAAGAAATGTTTGCACCGGCAGCCACTAGATTACGTGAAAGATTACTTTGGCATTAAAATCGGCCTGTATTTTGCCTGGCTAGGTTTCTATACGCAAATGTTAATCCCAGCCAGCATAGTTGGCTTACTTTGCTTCCTCTACAGTTGGCTCACATTATATTCCAACAAACCGAGTGAAGATATTTGCTCTGGCAATTTGTCACTGAAAATGTGTCCATTATGCGATAAACTTTGTGACTACTGGGATCTCAAAGATACATGCTTTCATGCGCGAGTCACGTACCTGTTTGATAATTCAGCTACAGttttttttgctgtatttATGTCCTTCTGGG CCACAATGTTTTTGGAGTTGTGGAAACGATATTCTGCCGAAATAACTCATCGCTGGGATCTTACCAGGTTTGATATTAAAGAAGAACACCCTCGACCACAATATTTGGCTCGTCTTGCGCATGTGAAAAAACAGCGTACACATGTCATTACAGATGCGTCAGAGCCTCATCTTTCATTCTGGAAAATGAAGTTACCGGCAATCATCTTTAGTTCCTCCGTTGTGTTACTGTTG ATAGCTGTTGCTGTGGTTACAGTTCTAGCTGTTATACTCTACAGAATATCGGTTTTAGCAGTTCTAAGTTTTTACAAGGATACTATAGTGACAAGTTATGCCATATTATTTACTACTGTGACTGCTGCATGCCTTAACTTGTGCTGCATAGTCATCCTTAACTCAATATACATTCGGTTAGCAGAGTATCTAACAGAG aTCGAACTCCTTCGTACACAAACAGAATTCGATGACAGTTTGACTCTGAAGATATACCTGCTACAATTTGTCAATTATTACGCTTCCATATTTTACATTGCCTTTTTTAAAGGTAAGTTTGTTGGGTATCCAAGTAAATATATCCGGTTCTTTACATTACGTCAGGAAGAATGTGGACCTGGTGGATGTTTATTAGAATTATCCATACAATTAATCATCATCATGATTGGAAAACAAACACTAAACACTGTCTTAGAAATggtttttccattattttatAAGTGGTTAAATACTGTGAAGGTTCATgttggaagagaaaaagatagaaataaagaaaaatcaatgtcTCGAATAAACCTTCAGTGGGTCAAGGATTATAAACTAGTCGAATGGGGTCCCAGGAGCTTATTCCGCGAATATTTAGAAATGG tGTTACAGTATGGATTTGTAACAATTTTCGTTGCCGCTTTTCCTCTGGCGCCATTTTTTGCGCTTATCAACAACATATTTGAGATGAGATTCGATGCTAAAAAGCTACTGATTATGTTCAGAAGGCCTGTTGGACAGCGAGTTAGAGATATTGGTGTTTGGTTTAGAATACTTGATGTTATTTCTAAATTGTCAGTAATCACCAAT GGTTTCATTATAGCTTTCACTTCTAACTTCATTCCACGTCTGGTTTATATGAAGGCTTATTCGAATTCAAGTTCCTTGGAAGGGTTTCTTGAAAATTCACTGTCCAAATTCAATACTAGCCACTTTAACCAGGATTACAGTCcacaaatacaaaatgatacTGAACCGattaaaatttgttggtaCCCCGACTACAGAGAGGCTGAATCGGGTGATTACAAACACACCATTATGTATTGGCATATCCTTGCTGCAAGACTAGCGTTTGTTGTAGTATTCGAG AATATAGTGGCTTTGGTGATGATTCTGGTGCGCTGGTGTATTCCAAACATGTCTCAGACGTTACAAGATCAAATTCGACGCGAAGCCTACAttacaaatgaaataataatcaagCAAGAGACATTACGTGTATGTGGACCGTGTCGTactggtgaaaatatttctcaaagTAATTCAAATACTGTGACACTGCAAAGATTGGATCGGGTTATGCAGAAATCACTATCAAATACAGAATTGGATTTGGAAATTCACGGTAGCCCAGTTGGTGCACCTGGAGTACATTACACGGGCACTGATGGGTCAATGTAA